The Pangasianodon hypophthalmus isolate fPanHyp1 chromosome 25, fPanHyp1.pri, whole genome shotgun sequence nucleotide sequence aagcaggagagagagagcagtagggagagagcaggagagtgagggagagagagagagagagcgagggagagagagagagcagtagggagagagcaggagagtgagggagagagggagagcgagcaggagagagagagagagcagtagggagagagcaggagagtgagggagagagggagagcgagcaggagagagagcaggagagtgagggagagagggagagcgagcaggagagagagcaggagagtgagggagagagggagagcgagcaggagagagagcaggagggagaaagcaggagagagagagcaggaacaacagagagagagagagagagagagagaaaaagagacagctGAACAcagtagagagagacaggaaggaaggaaggaaaacacAGTCCTTTCTTTGTGTCTCAGGAATTCCCACTTATTTGGGTGCTGGAGAGGAGATCTCAGGCTCCCCTCACGGCCCAAAGGCCAGCATGCATTacgtctatttatttatttattattttttttaacagcctgGCTGATAGCTGGAGTGGAAATGTGAACTTGCACAGATCATTAGAAAAGAGCGATTGTGTGAATCGTCTGGGATCCACACCACCTGTTAGAGATCTCTGAGCTGTAAGACACTGTGTCATATCTCCCGGAGAAGGAGTCATTAAAATGAAGTAATAAAACAAGGAACTTGTGTTTAATGGTATAAAGCCAACGTTTGCAGTGCTGTTCTTCTAAGCCTTAAACTGAGTCAAATTGTgtcactgatttttatttatttatttatttttttaagtgtgttaatTGGCAAAGCGTCAGGACTGTATGAGTTGTCCTTTCCTTACTGATGACTTAAATAATCCTTTCCTGACTTTCAGAAACTAGACTACGATGTGTAGCATTAATCTGATTTTGATCATCAGTCATAAGACCTGATCTggattttggatttttaaaagGTGCACGAGGTAAAATtagtcttttttctttgtttctttgtgagTTTGACATTTGAGTGATTAAGTTTACTCCTTGAGCCCATTCCCACtcatgttcatgaagctccgcccctcaGCAACTTATTACACTTTTTCTAAGGCTACGGCTTaaccctttttatttattttattttattttaagaatgttcTACACATTGTCCAggttacttgtacaaataaggGTTGAAAATGTCGACTGTTGCACCATAAcgttcctgatatttacatctagacgtgttaaacagTTTAGAATATGGCATCTTTGGAGGCtgtttaggtgagcaaaagtataggaacagatagtcttaaagtaaataccacttaatatttggttgcatatgcCTTGCCTGcaataactgcaaaaaaaaaaaaaaaaaaaagctggtgacccagtgacatcaccaaactgttgcattttttcttttgtgttgtttttccaggcttgtaccacagcttcttcagttgttgttagttttgggggtttctcccttcagtctcctcttcaggaggtgaaatgctgctcagttgggttaaggtctgctgattgacttggccaggctaaaaccttccacttttttctccCGTTGaggtcctttgttgtgttggcagtgtgttttgggtcatgtTCTTGCTGCaggatgaagttcctcccaattagactggatgcatttctctgtaaattggcagacagaatgtttctgtagacttccgAGTTCAttctgctaccatcatgagttacatcgtCAATAAAggttagtgagtctgttccagaagcagccatgcaagcccaagccaagacactacctccaccatgcttgaccgatgagctcagtgtgttttggatcatgaacagatcctttctttctgtgCACTTTGGCCTTTTCATCACTTTGGTACCGGTTAATCTTAGGTCCAGAACTTTCGTGGtttatctctgtatttcttcatgaattccaatctggcctttcGATTCAAttctgctgatgagtggtttgcttcttgtggtgtggcctctatatttctgctctcgaagtcttgtTCGaaaggtggattgtgataccttcacccctccCCTGGgaaggttgttggtgatgtcactaactGTTTTTGGGgatttcttcacagctctcacaatgtttgttttttgctgttgtttctcTTGCgtgacctgttccatgtctggttgttagtacaccagtggtttctttctttttcaggacattccagaTTATTGTATTGGcgatgcccaatgcttgtgcaaaggctctgatagatttttccctcttttctcagcttcaaaatggctttttttctcccatagacagctctctggtcttcatgttagtttatcctttttaacaacaaatgcagtcttcacaggtgaaactcaGAGCTCAAACACTTcggtcacatgttccaatatttttgattgcTTGATAAAAAATGGGTGgcttcaaacaaaaggtgccatgttctaaggtGTTCatcacgtctagatgtaaaagtcaggaaatgaaagctgaaattctgatctattctCTGATATCCttcttttgacctcaaacccaaatgtcttcagtgtatagcaaataCAAAAGAATTAgctttgctgttccaatactatTAGAGGGGACTGAATAttgatggattttattttacattaatgaatACAGCACGAGTCAAAAGTGTGTtaggaagggggcggggcttccaggaatGTCTTTTagtatcagagagttcaaaacacctgcacagAACATTCCTGATTCACATGTTGATTGGCTAATCTCTCGAAACCAACTGTTCTTTTGCCATAtgtttgagtgataactcgtacTAGTGTACTTCGATGCGTGAAGGTTGGCAAATCTGGTAATATATTATAATCCGAATAAACGTTGTTAGATATCTTTGCAACTGCGTATTGTGTAGAGTTGATGagtgaggaataacacacgacagaTTGTGCAGATATATGGAAATAATGCACtttgtgtgcattatttttgtgtaactgcacagtctggagtgggagctgttaccatagaaacaataactatGGACATAAATAGTCATACATTCATTAGCTTGCCCAATCCTttgttttggttgcccagaaacctaaTTTCTGACTAAAAAGTGGTGTAaaaagtaatataatgtaataatgtatagtgagctagttagctagtttagTGCATTAACACAGGCTAAGAGAAATGAACCGTTCTGTAGCGTTCTGTCCTCGCATTGCAGTTAAGATTAATATTCGGGTCTGATTAGCGTCTTTATCTTCTCTCGATACGTTTAACCATGAGGTAAGCGGGAGAGTTATATACGATATAACAGCTTTGCACCGGACTTTATTTTACTCAGTTTCGTCAGTGTTTCCACGAACCTGCGTGGAAAATGTCATCAGTACACGCTAATTAgtaaaaactcattttaaaacagAGCACATCTCTGATAATGTGTAAAAGTTTTGTTTTGAGAATGTCCGTAAGAGTGGCCATgggaatgtttttctttctccgGTTGTTCAACTTGCTTTTccgcgaaaaaaaaaaaaaaaaaaaactcattgcccagacatgaaatctgcttgaaAGGCTGGATGTGTATCTGACGGCTGGATTTGATACTGACACTGTGCTTTCTGGTGTGAACACACGTGATTTTGTCTGACACAACACAGATGTTGCACATGAACTCAGGAcacaacttgttttttttttgggcgtGGTGTCAAGCTTAGCAACGGAAGCTCTGAGGTTACTTGTTAATATCAGATCAGATGTGAGACATGTTTTTTGCTCATGGAAATGAGTTTGCctgtatggtgtgtgtttgtgtgtgtttgtagcttGTGTACTGTAAACAGCTTAACAGCTTGTCACACAACgtaagagtgtgtgtctgtgcttgtgctgtttttgttctttgtgtCCTATATACCTGTGTATCTTTATCtctcctcctgtgtgtgtttctctctctctctctctctctctctctctctctctctctgtcacacaaaCACGTCTCAGGCCTTTTCCAGGTTGCACAAATGTTGCTCAGTACAAAACATCAGATTACCGAGAGcgaaggtgtgtgtgctgtgccatggtgtgtgtgtgtgtcagtcacatgGTTATGTAACTTGTGGAGACGGAGTCTGCTCACCGATTGGCTGCAGAGGAGTGAACTCAATCCCCATGTGCTTGTGTGGTCCGAGAGGCAATTCTCAGAGGAAACGGAAGTCACACAGTAGCGTGTTGTATTAAGCTGAAACCGATGGGCTCGGTATGCAGGAGTGACCACGTTGCCAAGTCCactgctttcacacacaacacagatgCTGAGATGCCGCTGTCTGAAGAACAGACTTGCTCGTAAACCTCGAGTCGTCTTCTTCCTtacaacagatttattttaaatattaaaaaagaaatcggTATATGGAGTTGGGCACAGCTCTGTATTATTTATCCTTAAAACTACTGATAACATTTCACCGCTTTGCAAGATTTATATTCTGGCAACCTAGTTTGCTTCTTAACATGCTACCCAGCAGCTGTTTCTCGTCCTTCAAAACATCTGTTAAAGCTCTTTCCTCGTTCAGGAAGATCTCCAAAATGGCTCATTAGGAATTTACTTCCTTCCTTCACCTGTATCAACTGGGAACATGCAGCGAAGACACGTGACGCTGACTGCAGCCATGAGTCCATCGGGTTAAATGTGTATCTCTGCAGACGGGAGACCAGCAGGTGggaggggttagggttagagaaGTTAGCCAGTAGAATCGAGCTGTACCGTCTCTTTGGAGCGGCAGAGATACATGTCTCCAGTGGTTCGCAAACTTTTCAGTTACGCCACTGTGTTTGCtaattggggaaaaaagttcAGGTTCCTTCCCCCACTTTTACTTTGAGCAAGCTGTTTCTCTTTTAAAGCTGTTTCAGTTTGCTTCTCGAGTTGTCTTGCTACACATCAGACGTATGTTTGATGCTTTAAACAAAGCAACAGTCAGAGTGTTTGTCAATTATTGTATGTAACTATTATTTCTACACTTCACTCCATCTTTACATTTCGCTATCTTGCTCAACCCCCAAAAAAGCCGTTCATGCTCCGAGTTAAACGTTTTGCATCAATCTTGCCAGTTGACCTTGTGGACCAAATAATCCTAATGCTAGATATTCTAGATTCAGATGAGTCAtgcataaataatttataatagtttgtaaaataattaaatagcaCAAAGGAGATTTTCTCATGTGACCTCACTGTAAAATCAAGCGACCCCACGTGGTGGGAAGCCCTGTCTGAAACGGTGGAAATGCTCGTCTTCCTCTATTTTTATAGGCTGTCTGTTTTGGATGATTAAATtgtttaggggggaaaaaaaacccccgATAAGGTTAACTGCAATATCTATTGCTGTAGAAATTCAAAAGAGAATGTGTCGTCTTCACTTTTGCAGTTATTAAAGTGAATCGAATCGGTACTAAGAGACATTGGGCAGATTAAGGGTTTTTGATATTGGTGTCAGAGTTAGGAATcgtgtgacacacacacttacttgaATTGCTGCTTTGCATAAATCTACACCTGCACTGGCAGAGCGTACATTACctaacagggtgtgtgtgtgtgtgtgtgtgtgtgtgtgtgtgtaacatgccAGCTGACTGGAATCTCGGATTTCTCACGTGATTAAGCATTTGGTTTGTATCACAAATctgactgttttctctctctctctctctctctctctctctctctctctctctgtgtctttctctctctctctctctctctctctctgtctttctttctttctttatctagGCTCCATGAGGAGATTAAAGATTTCTACGAGTACATGTCTCCTCGGCCGGAGGAAGAGCAGATGAGGCTGGAAGTCGTCGACAGGATCCAGAGAGTCATCAAGGACCTATGGCCCAGTGCAGACGtacgtctgtctctctctctctctctctctctctctctctctcacacgcgtGCATGCCCACACAcgaatacacacatgcacaaacacatctCACACAGTGATTTGACACGTTTTTATGCTTTGATCAGGACCTGATGATAATAATAGGATCATTGTTTTTGTCCTGAGTCTTGGTTTCAGCAAGTTggggtgtgtgcgtgcgtgcgtctCTTCCCTATTTTCACTGGACAGTTTTATAAACCTGCACAGTAGCTCTTATTGAATTCTGCTCTCCCacacaaaatctgtttttaagaCGAGGAGTTTCTGAAATTGCAAGCAAAACCACGACTGCCCCTTTCGCCCAAGTGCACTTCTGTCTTTCTATTTGACAGTCGGATGATTTCACACACTGCTTGAGGTTAGAAGATCGTAGCACTTGAGCTTATTGCTAGACTGAAGCAGTGAAGAAATGACCAATAGCAAGTTCGAAGAGGGTCAGCGCTCTCATGCTGCCTTTTACGCTCAGGTCTTTATACGTGCTGTTCTCGGCTACGCTGCGTGTTTTCTGCATGAGTTTAAACACGAATCGTGAAACGTGGCTGTTTTTACCTCGATGCCGAGACCAGCGTGAACTAACAGCACACACGCCACACTTCTTACTTCTGTAAGATTAAACAAAAGGGCTTTGTCTTAATTGAGGAAGAAATGTGTTTTGAACCTTTGTTTAGAAATGTTCCTCTATTATTTAATAAGTTAACTATCCTCCAGTTGAGAATGTATTTCTGAAATACGGACAAATGCATTCCTCATAGATCAGACACGCTGATGTGTCTGATCTCAGTTTAGCCGTAGCATTTTTACGATTTTTGACCCTGTCCTACACCGATACAGGATCCACCTGAAAACTTTTCACTCTGGACACGAGAAATGAAAGAGGCATGTGCTTCTTTAAGCATTTACGTTCTGTCGATGTTATCAAGGTGAACTTTGACATGGGAATTCATAAGCctctcaataaaaaaaaaaaaaaaaagtgggcgGGGCTCTAGCGCCTTtgttcagggggaaaaaatggagttttgctttgctgttttcttactgtcACTTGGTGCACTTCTAGAAAACACAGCATCTCGCTTATGAATAtaccaagtcaagtcaagtggtttTATTGTAagttcaaccatatacagctagttagtacacagtgaaacgagacaacgttcctccaggaccaaggtgctacataaaacaaacacagagctacaggaggctacatatatttacataaagtgcatggtGCAAATgtgtaaacagcacaagacGGTACAAATCTcccaaaaacaagacaatgggtCCAGTAAGttccagtgcagcgccgactagcTCACAGTTCTAGTGGAAAGTGACTCAGATGACAGTAGTGAAAAAAGTAGAGTAAAGTAGAGCGTAATGCACTCAGGTGGTTGTCGTAGAAATTTTTTCCTTGATTGCATTTACAGTACACGCAAAAAGTCAGTCAGGCGAATGAAAATGTCAAGTTCAGTGGTTAGTGTATTTGTAGAGGATgcaagtgaagtgtgtgtgtgtgtgtgtgtgtgtgtgtgtgtgtgtgggatattCAGCATTTTTCCTCGTGTTGTTGACAGGTCCAAGTGTTCGGCAGTTTCAGCACCGGCCTGTATTTGCCCACGAGGTAAGCTTCTCCGCTCCatatttctgtgtgtatttgtgtgtgtgtgtatatatgttctTTAGTCTAGACTTAtgcaaacactgaaacacttaTCTTAAACActtatatggaaaaaaaaacacccttggCTATATATAGAACGTTGAATATTTGTATTGTGAATGAAACGGAGGAATAAAAGTAGAGCTTAATGTTGTTGGGTTATGTCAAGGTTGGATTGTACTGAGTTGgggttgtttgtgttttgttttttttaaaatatatgtttgtggttgttgtgtGCATGAGCCTGACGGGGATTAAACTAAATTTATCTGAACTTTTGGCGAAAGATCCTGCAGTGTGTCACGGTCATACTACACTGACGTGTCACTTGGATGACTAAATCAGGATTAGTGGAATAAATAAATcgtcccgtgtgtgtgtggaatgaaaCAAGCAGTTATGAATAGTATTAAAAGTCTTTTAaggtctttctttctctatataTTGGCTGCTAAGATAAGTGGAAGAGTAATTCATGTAGGATCGGTGTAGCTGTTGGATGATTCCCTACTTGACATCACAGTTAAAACTGTTTCACAGGCGTTTGTTGGACTCCCACTTGGCAAATGATGTATTTTTAGGGTGAAGCATAATTTTAGGCATAATAAGTGCCCTTGGAAGACAGCAGTCTACTCAGGTGGACTGCTGAGTGGGTTAGGAGGGGACAAGAAATGACTGGCCACTTCATCCTAAGGCTAGTACTGATGTTCTGAAGTGTCCAGTAACTTTATTGTGAATGTTGAATAATGTAATATATCATCATAACtgagttttaattattaattcaaaTAAGTCGTAAACGTCCAGCTGATTAAAACAAATAGCAACAGATGAAGCTTACAGAGACACATTTGCTATAAAAGTTCAATCATGGTGTgttttgaggagtgtgtgtggatttagGTTATTGACGAGTGTATGATAGACCGTATAaacctgtttgtgtttgtgtggttttttttttttgtgccagtgATATAGACCTGGTAGTGTTCGGAAACTGGGAGACACTTCCTCTTTGGACGCTGGAGGAGGCCCTGCGCAAAAGGAACGTCGCAGACGAGAATTCGATCAAAGTGCTGGATAAAGCAacggtactgtgtgtgtgtgtgtgtgtgtgtgtgtgtgtgtgtgtgtgtgtgtctagtcACATCTGGActcaaaatgtattaaaactgACATTCTGTGTCTGATATTCTGTGTATCCACCCAGGTTCCGATTATCAAGCTGACAGACGCTCACACTGAGGTCAAAGTGGACATCAGTTTTAACGTGCACAGCGGCGTGAAGGCTGCCAACCTCATCAAAGACTTCAAAAAGGTGTGTTCGGTGCGTGTGTTCGGTGCGTGTGTTCGGTGCGTGTGTTCGGGGCGTGTGTTCGGTGCGTGTGTTCGGGGCGTGTGTTCGGGGCGTGTGTTCGGGGCGTGTGTTCGGGGCGTGTGTTCGGGGCGTGTGTTCGGGGCGTGTGTTCGCCAGCACCCCTGACTGAATGCAGACCAAGTTGGGTCCTGTTGCATTTGGGCAGTCATGTTAACTTCTTATCATTcatcgtgtgtgtttgtgtgtgtgtgtgtgtgtgtgtgtgtgtgtgttttagaaatTCCCCGTGCTGCCGTACCTGGTTCTGGTGCTGAAACAGTTCCTGCTGCAGAGAGAGCTGAATGAGGTGTTTACTGGAGGCATTGGATCCTACAGCCTGTTTCTCATGGCTGTCAGTTTCCTACAggtatctacacacacacacacacacacacacacacacacacacacacatacacacaccaagcATCAGTGATTGAGGCCGCTTTCATGACGCTGAGCTGAGAAAAAATCGGCTCAGTGCTgtgcacactgtaaccatagcaacgtTCTTACCAGTCCTAGTTAGTATCTGCTAAGGAACTAGCCTAGCTTTGTGATCTAGACTAGATTTATTACCATTACTAATGATTAAAGATTAAACTATAATAATGAGAAGGTTGTTTTGTCTTTGCTAAAGTTTTTAAGCAAATCTTTTTAATTTGAGATTTTAATGTCCCAAAAATgcatagtttatttttttagttacaCTGCAGTGGAATATtagcaataaaatgtttttgttcgttaatttttttcacttttccctTATCTTTTCCCATGTCCCatatgattggtcaggaggttaaaaaaaaaaatcatttgacaTGACCCCACTTTTGTGAAAAGTGGAACTTCTTCTACAAACACTTAGTGTGAAAGCAGATGTTTGTTCAGTTCACAAAATACATGTGTATATTGTGTACTTGATGGTTTTATCATCAGATGTGAACGCTGTGGGAACTCACCAGTGACTGTATGTGTTTTGTAGCTACACTACAGAGAGGATGTGTGCAGTCCCAACTCCAACATGGGCGTCCTGCTCATCGAGTTCTTCGAACTGTACGGCCGCCATTTTAACTACCTGAAGACGGGCATCAGGATTAAAGATGGCGGCTCGTATGTGGCCAAAGATGAGGTGCTGAAAGGCATGCTAGACGGATACAGGCCGTCCATGCTGTACATCGAGGATCCACTGCAGCCGGgtacacacgcgcgcacacacacacacatacacacacatacacacacacacacacacacacacacacacagacacacacatacattcacatacATTTTCTCTCTTGAGCATGAGGAAGTGGAACTATTCTTAGGATTTGTGTGTATTATTCtgacttgttttgtgtgtgtgtgtgtgtgtgtgtgtgtgtgtgtgtgtgatttaggcAATGATGTTGGAAGGAGCTCATATGGGGCCATGCAGGTGAAACAAGCATTCGATTACGCGTATGTGATTCTGAGCCACGCCGTCTCTCCCATCGCCAAGTACTACCCGAACTACAAATCTGaaaggtgtacacacacacacacacacacacacacacacacacacacacacacacacacacacacacaaaactatacGAATTGCTTACACAgtttcacacagtcacacaagCCCAGACCTGAGACCTGAAACGCAATATACGAATGATTCTTTAAAGCTAATCTCAGTGTTTGTCTTTCTCCGTCCCTCAGTATTCTGGGTCGAATAATCCGCGTCACACGGGAGGTAGTCGAGTACCGCGATTGGATCAGCGAGCACTGGGGCGGGCAGTCACAAAGCGAGGCGGCCCTCAACTGCAACGGTATGCACTGATAGCTGTTCTGCTTAACTTCTTGTTATTGACACAAAGCCAGAAATCCAGATTATCTCTGTACAAACATATCTCTGTGCAAACTGTAACCAGATCAAGAGCCAAGTAAGTTCATAACCGAAGTTCGTATCCATTAATGGTGCTATAGATAACTGTGTATATGATAAGTTAtctttagttagctagctaactacctTTAGCAACCAATGGAGTtgcataataaattatttattgctATACTGGCCTTGATGCAGTATGTAAACAAGCccttaaacacatttttgttctgtctgAGCATTCTTATCAGTCTCTGTGGCTCAtgataagttttctgtaattctTATGTAAGATCATTTATTTTGGTCAGCTAAATGGAGGCGAGTCTTTAACTGCTACATGTAACATTCAACATTTTGTTTTAAGATAGTTTTTATatctgtacatactgtatatgcttaTAGTGTAGCGATATAATCATGCTATTTATGCTCATTTTTCTCCatactgtttttgtttaaatatcagTTTAACGTATGTGATCAACTGCACTGCATTTTCTTTCAAGATTAGGAACAGCACCAGGCATTGTTTCCTGTAATGAGCAATCAACTATGAGCTTTATTAACCCTTTCATAATGTTTATGCACTTCCTTTTCCCTGTAAAGTCAGTATGAATGTTATTCTTTTCTAGCGTGTGTAGTAGAAAGTTGTATCTGTCTGACTTGCGTGTTTTGGTTCTCCTCTGTGTCTGTACAGGAAATGACGTCACCCTCCTGGTGGAGCCTCAGCAGCTCGACGAGTGTAACAACAACTTAACTGACGAGATCGTCGTCCTTCCTCCAGCTTCACGGAGTAAAGCGTCCTCTAACTCCTCCTCCCCACCGCCTTCCTCACCTTCATCACCGTCTTCATCCTCATCGCCATCTCCTTCCTCCACGACGTCCAGTGATGCAGTGAGTACatactctgtttaaaaaaaacacaaaacaatgcGGTTAACTTTTACAGAGCCACTGATCAGGCTGTTTTCTGATCGGTCGCGTCCAGGATTCAGACGGAACGCCGTGCAAGACGGTGAAACAGCTGCCTGGCCGGGGCTCTGGTCCTCACCGAGATAACACAGAGAGGAATCTGGCCAATCACAGAGCTCAGAGTCATCCCATGACCACACCCACTACAGGCCACAAAGGCAGCAAGGTAAAAATTGTGCTATGCATCAGTGAGAACAGGTGTGGAGGCGTACAGGTAGGGTGTAAACACCGGGTCGAGGTGGAAAAGGAAAGGGAAAGAACACGGACGCTTCAGTACAAAATGGCGGAAAGTGGATTTGGTATAATGACGTGGGTAAAAGCTAAgacattaaagtaaaataaatgtgaCACTAAAAAGGAGGAAACGAAGTTAGTAATCTCAAACTGTTCATAGttctttttaaagatttaaccTTTAATCAGCTatcaatgataaaaaaaaattaataacatgATATCTTTAAATAACCACAAGATGAGTATTATGTCATCGTCTTGCCCAGCCATACAAGAAACGAAACACGTCACGTGTAGTTGCTTCTGTCCCGATGAAACCCGATGGATCCTGTGATTCTGTTTTTCCACAGCTACCTCCCAACCTGCACCTTACTGTTTTGCATACTAATACCCCACCCATGCTAATTCCAAGTAATCTCAGGTGGTGTATTATTTCCAAATGCGATTTAATAACCATATTATCTGGTTTTGAACATAGACCATGACTGAGTGACGGCCATCATCATTATCTTTTATATCagatcatcttcatcttctcgTATTCACGTAAAATTTGCAAACGTTTGAATGGAAACAAATTTCAAAGAGTTTAAGACAACACTGAGACGAGTATAATGTAGCCAGCTTTACTTTGTACTTTAGCTGTA carries:
- the tent4b gene encoding terminal nucleotidyltransferase 4B isoform X1; translated protein: MDPRIAWFQPEQRGPANSLWMQIWETTQGLGNLYFHGNGNGNGGGNSNSSGGAAAAAAAGGGGGGGGGGYSSSSSPKPTGDGAVAADGSAAPDCGEQKHRGMSGEIAEQRDFIPLESNNIVINNNHHNQRSAAAAAAGRGGGSGGGGGVGAWSGAQDAAAQRNKRKRENKASTFGFNRSLLLNGSSGPDADLYTGTPWKQRNYSGGIVGLHEEIKDFYEYMSPRPEEEQMRLEVVDRIQRVIKDLWPSADVQVFGSFSTGLYLPTSDIDLVVFGNWETLPLWTLEEALRKRNVADENSIKVLDKATVPIIKLTDAHTEVKVDISFNVHSGVKAANLIKDFKKKFPVLPYLVLVLKQFLLQRELNEVFTGGIGSYSLFLMAVSFLQLHYREDVCSPNSNMGVLLIEFFELYGRHFNYLKTGIRIKDGGSYVAKDEVLKGMLDGYRPSMLYIEDPLQPGNDVGRSSYGAMQVKQAFDYAYVILSHAVSPIAKYYPNYKSESILGRIIRVTREVVEYRDWISEHWGGQSQSEAALNCNGNDVTLLVEPQQLDECNNNLTDEIVVLPPASRSKASSNSSSPPPSSPSSPSSSSSPSPSSTTSSDADSDGTPCKTVKQLPGRGSGPHRDNTERNLANHRAQSHPMTTPTTGHKGSKSRQFRPSKSSPAQQSVSNSKSHQSSKAHHHTTGKRRKNQREAAHEDLCR
- the tent4b gene encoding terminal nucleotidyltransferase 4B isoform X2, translating into MDPRIAWFQPEQRGPANSLWMQIWETTQGLGNLYFHGNGNGNGGGNSNSSGGAAAAAAAGGGGGGGGGGYSSSSSPKPTGDGAVAADGSAAPDCGEQKHRGMSGEIAEQRDFIPLESNNIVINNNHHNQRSAAAAAAGRGGGSGGGGGVGAWSGAQDAAAQRNKRKRENKASTFGFNRSLLLNGSSGPDADLYTGTPWKQRNYSGGIVGLHEEIKDFYEYMSPRPEEEQMRLEVVDRIQRVIKDLWPSADVQVFGSFSTGLYLPTSDIDLVVFGNWETLPLWTLEEALRKRNVADENSIKVLDKATVPIIKLTDAHTEVKVDISFNVHSGVKAANLIKDFKKKFPVLPYLVLVLKQFLLQRELNEVFTGGIGSYSLFLMAVSFLQLHYREDVCSPNSNMGVLLIEFFELYGRHFNYLKTGIRIKDGGSYVAKDEVLKGMLDGYRPSMLYIEDPLQPGNDVGRSSYGAMQVKQAFDYAYVILSHAVSPIAKYYPNYKSESILGRIIRVTREVVEYRDWISEHWGGQSQSEAALNCNGNDVTLLVEPQQLDECNNNLTDEIVVLPPASRSKASSNSSSPPPSSPSSPSSSSSPSPSSTTSSDASRQFRPSKSSPAQQSVSNSKSHQSSKAHHHTTGKRRKNQREAAHEDLCR